Genomic window (Rathayibacter sp. VKM Ac-2760):
AGGCGTCGAGCGCCATCATCACGTAGCCCGCCCGCCAGCCCAACCGCTCCTGCGCGATCAGGGCGACGATGCTGAAGCCGCCCAGGCTCGAGCCGTGCCGGAACAGGATCAGCAGCCCGATCCCGGCGAGCACGTCGCCGGTGAGCACCCCGTAGACCGGGTCGATGCGCAGCGTTCCGAACGCGAGCGGGTGCAGCCCCGCGAGCAGCGACACCAGCACGATCGAGGACATCGTCCGCAGGGTGAACCGCCAGCCCTTCTTCCAGAGCGAGAGCGCCAGGAACGGCAGGTTGACCACGACGAGGATCACGCCGAAGGGGATCGGCACCGCGTAGCCGAGCAGCAGCGCGACACCCGCGGTGCCGCCGGTCACGGCCTCGCTCGCCCGGAGCAGGAAGAGACCGAGGGAGACCACGAACGCGCCCGTCACGAGCCCGAAGGCGTCCTCGAGGCGGCTGTGCGGCACGGGGAGGCGGGCGTCGGTCACCCGGAGATGCTGCCACACCTGCGTTGCGGGAGCGTTTCGTCGTCCCCGCCCGGCCCTCGTAGGATGACCCGGTGCTGCCGAAGATCCTGCTGTTCTACCGCTTCGTGCCGCTCGCCGACCCCGAGTCCGTGCGGCTCTGGCAGCGCGAGCTCGGCGAGCACCTCGGACTGCGCGGCCGCGTCCTGCTCTCGGAGGACGGGATCAACGGCACGCTCGGCGGCGAGATGGGCGCGCTCAAGCGCTGGGTCCGGCGCACCCGCGAGCACTCCGCCTTCCGCGGCCTCGAGGTGAAGTGGAGCGACGGCTCCGGGCTGGACGACGAGGGCCGCAGCCTCGACTTCCCGGGTCTGTCGGTGAAGGTGCGCGACGAGATCGTCTCGTTCGGCGCGCCCGGCGAGCTGCGGGTGGACGCGACGGGCGTCGTCGGCACCGGCGTGCGCCTCGCGCCCGACGAGCTCGACGCTCTGGCCGCCGAGCGCGAGGACCTCGTCCTCTTCGACGGCCGCAACGCCTTCGAGGCCGAGATCGGCCGGTTCGACGGCGCGGTCGTGCCGGGCGTGGCGAGCACGCGCGAGTTCGTCGAGCAGCTCGACTCCGGCGTCTACGACCACCTCAAGGGGCGGCCGGTCGTCACCTACTGCACGGGCGGGATCCGCTGCGAGGTGCTCTCGAGCCTGATGCTCGCGCGCGGCTTCGGCGAGGTCTACCAGCTCGACGGCGGTGTCGTCCGCTACCAGGAGGCCCGCCGCGACAGCGGGCTCTGGCGCGGGGCGCTCTACGTCTTCGACGGGCGCGGCTCGCTCACGTTCTCGCCGGACGCCGAGGTGATCGGCCGGTGCTCCGCCTGCGCCGAGCCGACCAGCCGGATGCGCAACTGCACCGATCCCGCCTGCCGCGAGCAGCTCGTGGTCTGCGCGGGCTGCGGCGACGCCGCCTGCGCGACGCACAGCGAGCAGCCGTCGGCAGGCCCTACGGTCGAGGCATGAGCATCGAAGCGCGCGGACGCACCCTCGTCGACCTCCACACCGCCCCCGAGCTGCTGCGGGTGGTGAACGTCTGGGACGTGATCTCGGCGACGACGATCGCCGCCCTGCCCGAGACCCGCGCGCTCGCGACGGCGAGCCACTCCATCGCCGCGACCTTCGGCTACGAGGTCGGCGAGCGGATCCCGCTCGACCTGCACCTCGGCATGATCGAGCGGATCGTCGCCGCCGTCGACGTGCCCGTCTCTGCCGACCTCGAGGCCGGCTACGGCGACGCGGGCGAGACCGTCCGGCGCGCCATCGGCGTCGGCGTGGTCGGCGCCAACCTCGAGGACCAGGTGAAGCCGCTCGCGGAGGCGCTGCGCGCAGTCGAGAAGGCCGTCGCCGCGGCCGAGGAGGAGGCGGTGCCCTTCGCCCTGAACGCCCGCACCGACGTCTTCCTCCGCGCCGGTGACCGCGACCGCGGCGAGGTGCTGGCCGAGGCGATCGAGCGCGGGCGCGCCTACCTCGATGCGGGCGCGACCTGCTTCTTCGTCCCGGGGCTCCTGCAGGAGAGCGACGTGACCGGCTTGGTGGCGGCGCTCGGACCGCAGCGCGTCAGCGTGATCGGCGTCCCCGGCTCGCTCGCCCCCGCCCGCTTCGAGGAGCTCGGCGTCGCCCGGATCTCCTACGGCCCGTGGACGCAGCGCGTCGCGCTCACCGCCCTCCAGGACGCGGCGACCGCGCTCTACGCCGGCGGAGCGCTGCCCGAGGGCACCCGCCCGCTGAACTGACCCGCCGCCCGGGCGCGCCCCGCGCGCTCGGGCGTAGCGTGGGCTCATGTTCCGAGCCATCGTCGTCGAGCAGCAGTCCTCCTCCGACACCGAGACCCCGAATCGCGCACGGCTGAGCGAGCGGGACGACCCCGACCGCTCGCACGGGGACGTGACCCTCGCCGTCGAGTACTCGAGCGTCAACTACAAGGACGCCCTCGCGCTCGCCGGCCGCCCCGGCGTCGTCCGGCGGACGCCGCTGATCGCGGGCATCGACGTCGTCGGCACGGTCGAGTACGCCGACGGCGCCGCGGCCGAGCGCTTCGACTCCGGCGACCGCGTGGTGCTCAACGGCGCCGGCCTCGGCGAGCGGCACGACGGCGGATTCACCGAGCGCGCCCGCGTCGACTCCGCCTCGCTGCTGCGCATCCCCGGAGCGATCTCCTCCGCCCGCGCCGGCGCGATCGGCACCGCGGGCTTCACCGCGATGCTCTCCGTGCTCGCCCTCGAGCGGCACGGCGTCCGGCCGGGCGACGGGCCGGTGCTGGTCACCGGCGCGTCGGGTGGAGTCGGCTCGATCGCCGTCGCGCTGCTCGCGGCCCTCGGGCACGAAGTCATCGCCTCGACTGGCCGCGCCGACGAGCACGGCGATCTGCTGACCCGTCTCGGCGCGACCGAGGTCGTCGACCGGGCCGAGCTCTCCGAGAAGGGCAAGCCGATGCAGTCGGAGCGCTGGGCCGGCGCGATCGACTCGGCCGGCTCGCACACCCTCGCCAACACGCTCGCGCAGACCCGCTGGGGCGGCACCGTCGCCGCCTGCGGCCTGGCGCAGGGCGGCGATCTGCCCACCACGGTGATGCCGTTCATCCTGCGCGGAGTGACGCTGGCCGGCATCAACTCGGTCGAGGCGCCGCGCAAGCTGCGCGAGGAGGCCTGGCGCCGGCTCGCCCACGACCTCGACCTCGAGCTGCTCGACGGGCTGACCACGACCGTGCCGCTCGCGGGCGCGCTCGACGCGGGGGCCGACGTGCTCGCCGGCCGCGCCCACGGTCGCACACTGGTCGACGTCCGGGGCTGACGCTCCGGAGCGGGGGACCCGAGCTACTCGGCGGCCTCGGTCGCGCCGCTCGGCTCGGCCGAGGCGCGACCGACGGAGGAGTCGGGGCGCGGCTTCGCGGCGGCGGGCTTCTTCGGGGCCGGCTTCTTCGCGGCGGGCTTCGGGGCGGCGGGCTTCTGGGCGGCTGGCTTCTTCGCGGCTGGCTTCTTCTCCGGAACGGGCGCCTCCTCCGCCTGCGCCGCGGCCAGGCGCTCGGCGGCCTGCTCGGCGACGGCGGGCACGACGACGAGGTCGTCCGTCTCGATCACCGGGATCGCCGACGTCACGGTTCCCAGCTGCAGTGCGGCGATCAGCTCGGGAGCGTGCTTGGTGCTGACGATCAGGCGCGAGTACTCCTCGTCGACCAGGTCGATCACGACCGCCGCGGCCGTGCGCTTGATCAGCAGGAAGTCCTTGCCGCCGTGGAACTTCCAGGTCCCCGCAGCGATGGTCAGCGGCACCGCGGTCCCCGGCGCCCGGATGCCGCGCACCCAGATCCAGGGGTCCTCGGTGACGGTCGCCGAGCGGATGCTCGAGCGCTCGACGACGACGTCGCCGCGGTGCAGGGCGAGCACGCGCTCGGCACGCGTCAGGCGGAGTTCGAGGCGGTCGGGAAGAACGGTCACGACGGGCATGCCCCTAGTCTGCCCCGACCACCGCGATCGGCGCCCGCGCCCCGGGGCGCACTCCTCCCCCCGTGCCCGGGCCGCGGTGGCAGCATGGAGGGATGCCGATGGACCAGGAGGAGCTGCGCCTCCTCGACGCGCAGCTCGCCGAGCAGGAGGCCGAGACCCGCCGCGAGACGGCGAGCCTGGACGAGTCCCTCCGCGAGCTCCTCCTCGACCGCGCGGACGGCACGGCCGACGACGAGCACGACCCGGAGGGCACCCCGCTCTCCGCCGAGTGGTCGCGGATGGCCGGGGTCCGCGACGCTCTCGCCCGCACCGAGCACGACCTCGCCGCCGCCCGCGCCCGCCTCGCCGCCGGCGACTACGGCGACTGCGCCCGCTGCGGCCGCCCCATCGGCGCCGCCCGCCTGGCCGCCCGCCCCACCGCCACCCTCTGCATCGACTGCGCCCGCGCCGCCGAGTCCCGCCGCCGCTGACGGCGACCTCGCGAGCGCCTCACTCGAGGATGAGCCACTGCAGGACCGTCTCCGCGAACCGCGGTACTCCCGTCCGGTCGAGGATCAGAAGGAGGTCGCGGCGGGTCAGCGGAGGCGCCGAACAGGAGTCCGACCAGTCCTGCAGCGCGTCGAGGACGAGACCGGGGTGCAGGTCGAGTTGATCGAGGAGGAACGCATCGGGGTGCCGGACCTCGAGGTCGAACTCGGCGACGGACTCGGCAGGGAAGTCGTCCAGATCGAAGGTGACGAGCACGGCCGCATCCGCCCGGACAGCGGCCGCGAGGATATGGCGGTCCTTGGGGTGGTTCGTCATCGCCGGGATCAGCGATTCATGGCCGGAGACGAGCGCCTCGGGGAAGTGGGTCCGCATCGCTCCGACCCTCCGTGCGACTGCGTCCGCAGGGAGGAAGGACGAGAGGTTGCGCGTGAGCTCCTCGAGCACGTCCTCCGACCAGAGCGGCCGGAACGCTCCTCGCGACGCCAACCGGAGCAGGAAGTCGTTGAGGCTCGCGCTGTAGAGGACGTTCGTGTCGAGAAGGACCGGGAAGTGCACGCGCGCCTACTCCTCGACCGGTGCCGACCGCTCGAACGGAGGGAGGTCACCGGTGTACAGGTCGTGCTCCTGAGAGGACGCGACGAGATCCGCGAGACCGCGCTGTCGCGAGCGCTGGACACGATCCTGGTAGTCCACGAGATCGCCCAGCATCACCCGCCGATGCCGTCCGACGAGCTCGAATGCGAGCGCCCCCGACTCGAGGGTCTTGACGAGGGTCGGGCGGGAGACGCCGAGGAAGTCCGCCGCCTCCTGAGTGGTCAGGCGCGCCCGCGACGGCATCACCGTCACACCGTCACCCACGGCGAGAGCATTGGCGACGGTGACCAGAGCGTCGAAGATCTCGCCCGGGATGCGCAGCGTCTCCCCCTCGGGCGAGATCAGCTCCGCGGACTTCCGGGCCGTGCCCTCCCTCGTCGAGAGCCGTCGGGCGAAATCGACGACATCCCGTCGGTGGAGGCCCTGAGGGGGGAGGTACGTGCGGGGTCGCGAGCGGGCGGTTCCTGTCGAGCTCATGCCGATCACCCTATTCGAAACATTCGAAAGGTCGGTGATCGGCGCGGAACTCGGATCGGCGCGTTCGCACCCTGAAGGCCCCCACAGGCCGAGACGTGCAGAAACCCGGCTGCTCCTGCGAGAGTTCACATGCGGTCGTACCCCCGATGGGTGGTCCCGCATCCCCCACCCCCTTTCTCCCGCCGCTCGAAAGGCCCCTTCCGCATGACCGAGACGTCGACCGACCGCGCGACCGGCGCTCCCCCGGCCCCCGACCGCCGGGCCTGGCGCTCCCTCGTGGTCCTCCTCGCGGGCATGTTCATCGCCCTGCTCGACACCACGATCGTCAACGTCGCCCTGCCGACCATCCGAACGACCCTCGACGCCTCCGAGTCCACGCTGTCCTGGATCATCT
Coding sequences:
- a CDS encoding YitT family protein codes for the protein MTDARLPVPHSRLEDAFGLVTGAFVVSLGLFLLRASEAVTGGTAGVALLLGYAVPIPFGVILVVVNLPFLALSLWKKGWRFTLRTMSSIVLVSLLAGLHPLAFGTLRIDPVYGVLTGDVLAGIGLLILFRHGSSLGGFSIVALIAQERLGWRAGYVMMALDACVVAAALLVVPPVNVLISAAGVVVLNLVLAFNHRPGRYLGS
- a CDS encoding rhodanese-related sulfurtransferase, whose protein sequence is MPKILLFYRFVPLADPESVRLWQRELGEHLGLRGRVLLSEDGINGTLGGEMGALKRWVRRTREHSAFRGLEVKWSDGSGLDDEGRSLDFPGLSVKVRDEIVSFGAPGELRVDATGVVGTGVRLAPDELDALAAEREDLVLFDGRNAFEAEIGRFDGAVVPGVASTREFVEQLDSGVYDHLKGRPVVTYCTGGIRCEVLSSLMLARGFGEVYQLDGGVVRYQEARRDSGLWRGALYVFDGRGSLTFSPDAEVIGRCSACAEPTSRMRNCTDPACREQLVVCAGCGDAACATHSEQPSAGPTVEA
- a CDS encoding isocitrate lyase/phosphoenolpyruvate mutase family protein, whose translation is MSIEARGRTLVDLHTAPELLRVVNVWDVISATTIAALPETRALATASHSIAATFGYEVGERIPLDLHLGMIERIVAAVDVPVSADLEAGYGDAGETVRRAIGVGVVGANLEDQVKPLAEALRAVEKAVAAAEEEAVPFALNARTDVFLRAGDRDRGEVLAEAIERGRAYLDAGATCFFVPGLLQESDVTGLVAALGPQRVSVIGVPGSLAPARFEELGVARISYGPWTQRVALTALQDAATALYAGGALPEGTRPLN
- a CDS encoding MDR family oxidoreductase, encoding MFRAIVVEQQSSSDTETPNRARLSERDDPDRSHGDVTLAVEYSSVNYKDALALAGRPGVVRRTPLIAGIDVVGTVEYADGAAAERFDSGDRVVLNGAGLGERHDGGFTERARVDSASLLRIPGAISSARAGAIGTAGFTAMLSVLALERHGVRPGDGPVLVTGASGGVGSIAVALLAALGHEVIASTGRADEHGDLLTRLGATEVVDRAELSEKGKPMQSERWAGAIDSAGSHTLANTLAQTRWGGTVAACGLAQGGDLPTTVMPFILRGVTLAGINSVEAPRKLREEAWRRLAHDLDLELLDGLTTTVPLAGALDAGADVLAGRAHGRTLVDVRG
- a CDS encoding TraR/DksA C4-type zinc finger protein; this translates as MPMDQEELRLLDAQLAEQEAETRRETASLDESLRELLLDRADGTADDEHDPEGTPLSAEWSRMAGVRDALARTEHDLAAARARLAAGDYGDCARCGRPIGAARLAARPTATLCIDCARAAESRRR
- a CDS encoding PIN domain-containing protein — encoded protein: MHFPVLLDTNVLYSASLNDFLLRLASRGAFRPLWSEDVLEELTRNLSSFLPADAVARRVGAMRTHFPEALVSGHESLIPAMTNHPKDRHILAAAVRADAAVLVTFDLDDFPAESVAEFDLEVRHPDAFLLDQLDLHPGLVLDALQDWSDSCSAPPLTRRDLLLILDRTGVPRFAETVLQWLILE
- a CDS encoding excisionase family DNA-binding protein; the encoded protein is MSSTGTARSRPRTYLPPQGLHRRDVVDFARRLSTREGTARKSAELISPEGETLRIPGEIFDALVTVANALAVGDGVTVMPSRARLTTQEAADFLGVSRPTLVKTLESGALAFELVGRHRRVMLGDLVDYQDRVQRSRQRGLADLVASSQEHDLYTGDLPPFERSAPVEE